One part of the Granulicella arctica genome encodes these proteins:
- a CDS encoding choice-of-anchor D domain-containing protein produces MSQPTGSGALGLTYREIAPSATAANVGNPADNEVLTFTMACSPSVQNYLTIQVWGSDTILNVIYLYTPEQGYLVSNYYSTSQPEIDFQKYNTPVLPGRFVYETIAIPMAMTQGNSTVTLTLNAAQAYNYYLDPSTATTDLPAGATSRPIYAAFTHTDPYLTVASTDPQGSAPSAAAATPATYNSAYFSAIQKSMTSYLNMEEKYQVYGSSWTAAVNAGTVPVQIIGYFDTYKHPTDSYTTAQWLNNAAVDTSVSNNAPMNRLDSLAYAYATPNLLSSFYQNSTTEQAIVAALDAYSYMQSLNGCWGGMTAWAGVGATSASSSNPYGRTNAPCSVLEGAGTWSLGSTITLMQNDSSFLAALNQPISSSLEPGVLRYQAYQTMLVNHINFLTSASGHGHSPNTDQLQAIAYVYANLALRALDKIYGTSLAQSNAAMYSNYLNVVAGLTTNQYGGVWVSDGGLSLEFHGTGNGSYDGSYGWDGANYLVKLAKILNDNGIETSSSHPVRDVALNTVHAFSNFIYPSLTTSGSGYANTLREEETLTFRKNLNLGEINAGTFYIASAEFNDPYAIHAFYLEQANGIIQSMEATGAWNNMPAFGDNGDGTVDNYLRWYTDYVTMCNMVNSESDLSGVTFLNETAHGNGVWADPTGSTITIQNNGEKLAMVLNWRPLMWHSSGIPSASKECVNNLARVHDTTATMDRIANVEMPASAATGASGNYTSGSFGTLYVARYGSYLVGLNWQSNAATMTLPPDMQTSGDIATDLVSGTTYNLATTTSVSVPAGGAVALFQYLPTSTLSASSVNFGSQAVHSQATSTVTLSNSGTGPLQISSMGISGGQAGDFSYTTTCGSSLAANASCAITFTFNTSAGTKKSTFSLTTDLSTTPQTISLSGAGANASASTTQNQ; encoded by the coding sequence ATGAGCCAACCCACCGGCAGTGGCGCGCTGGGCTTGACCTATCGCGAGATCGCGCCTTCGGCCACTGCGGCGAACGTCGGGAACCCTGCGGACAACGAGGTGCTGACGTTCACGATGGCGTGCAGCCCGAGCGTACAGAACTACCTGACGATTCAGGTCTGGGGATCGGACACGATCCTCAACGTAATCTACCTCTACACGCCAGAACAGGGCTATCTGGTGAGCAACTACTACTCCACCAGTCAGCCGGAGATCGACTTTCAGAAGTACAACACGCCGGTCCTGCCGGGCCGGTTCGTGTATGAGACGATCGCGATTCCGATGGCGATGACGCAAGGGAACAGCACGGTGACCCTAACGCTCAATGCGGCTCAGGCGTACAACTACTACCTGGATCCCAGCACGGCTACGACGGACCTGCCCGCCGGCGCGACCTCGCGGCCGATCTACGCGGCGTTCACCCACACCGATCCCTACCTGACGGTAGCTTCGACCGACCCGCAGGGCTCGGCTCCGAGCGCGGCAGCAGCCACGCCGGCGACCTACAACAGCGCGTACTTCTCGGCGATCCAGAAAAGCATGACGAGCTACCTGAACATGGAGGAGAAATACCAGGTGTATGGCTCGTCCTGGACGGCGGCGGTGAACGCGGGCACGGTACCGGTACAGATCATCGGCTACTTCGACACCTACAAGCATCCCACCGACAGCTACACCACCGCGCAGTGGCTGAACAACGCGGCCGTGGACACCAGCGTCAGCAACAATGCTCCGATGAATCGGCTTGACTCGCTGGCATACGCCTATGCCACGCCGAACCTCCTGAGCAGCTTCTATCAGAACAGCACGACGGAACAGGCGATCGTCGCCGCACTCGATGCCTACTCCTATATGCAGTCGCTGAACGGCTGCTGGGGCGGCATGACGGCGTGGGCCGGTGTGGGCGCGACCTCGGCCTCCTCGTCCAATCCTTATGGGCGCACCAATGCACCGTGCAGTGTGCTCGAAGGCGCAGGTACATGGTCCCTTGGTTCGACGATCACACTGATGCAGAACGATTCCTCCTTCCTTGCTGCGCTCAACCAGCCGATCAGCAGCTCGCTCGAGCCGGGGGTCCTGCGCTACCAGGCCTACCAGACGATGCTGGTCAACCACATCAACTTCCTGACCAGCGCGAGCGGTCATGGACACTCTCCGAACACGGACCAACTCCAGGCCATAGCGTATGTCTACGCGAACCTGGCTCTGCGGGCGCTGGATAAGATCTACGGGACCAGCCTGGCACAGAGCAACGCCGCCATGTACAGCAACTACCTGAACGTGGTCGCGGGGCTTACGACCAACCAGTATGGCGGCGTGTGGGTCAGCGACGGAGGACTGAGCCTCGAGTTCCACGGCACCGGCAACGGCAGCTACGACGGCAGTTATGGATGGGATGGTGCCAACTATCTGGTGAAGCTGGCAAAGATCCTGAACGACAATGGGATCGAGACGTCCAGCTCGCATCCGGTGCGCGATGTGGCACTCAATACGGTCCATGCGTTTTCTAACTTCATCTATCCTTCGTTGACAACCTCTGGCTCGGGCTACGCGAACACGCTGCGTGAGGAGGAGACGCTCACCTTCCGCAAGAATCTTAATCTCGGAGAGATCAACGCGGGAACGTTCTATATCGCCTCGGCCGAGTTCAACGATCCCTATGCGATTCACGCGTTCTACCTGGAACAGGCGAACGGCATTATCCAATCGATGGAGGCTACCGGAGCGTGGAACAATATGCCGGCGTTCGGGGACAACGGGGACGGCACGGTGGACAATTACCTGCGCTGGTACACGGACTATGTGACGATGTGCAACATGGTGAACTCGGAGTCGGACCTCAGCGGTGTTACGTTCCTGAACGAGACGGCGCATGGCAACGGCGTGTGGGCCGATCCCACCGGCAGCACCATCACGATCCAGAACAACGGCGAGAAGCTGGCCATGGTGCTCAACTGGCGTCCCCTCATGTGGCACAGCAGCGGCATCCCCTCCGCTTCGAAGGAGTGCGTCAATAACCTGGCACGGGTGCACGACACGACCGCGACGATGGACCGCATCGCTAACGTCGAGATGCCGGCCAGCGCGGCTACAGGAGCCTCCGGCAACTATACCTCGGGCTCGTTCGGAACACTGTACGTGGCACGTTACGGCAGCTACCTGGTGGGCTTGAACTGGCAATCGAACGCGGCGACCATGACGCTGCCCCCCGATATGCAGACCTCGGGCGACATCGCCACCGACCTGGTCTCCGGCACCACCTACAACCTGGCGACCACAACCAGCGTCTCGGTACCAGCAGGTGGCGCAGTCGCACTCTTCCAGTACCTGCCCACCTCAACCCTGAGCGCCTCTTCGGTAAACTTCGGCTCGCAAGCGGTCCATTCGCAGGCGACCTCCACGGTGACGCTCTCTAACTCCGGTACAGGACCCTTGCAGATTTCGAGCATGGGAATCTCCGGAGGGCAGGCAGGAGACTTCTCCTACACCACAACCTGCGGCAGCTCGCTGGCAGCCAATGCAAGCTGTGCGATCACCTTTACCTTTAATACCTCGG
- a CDS encoding cupredoxin domain-containing protein → MLPVFRRAHIVCRCAESLLLVLLLGAILIHVAPAQTDADITVHLAVRSTTGKRLVPSTNSPVVVWLSPIGAGGQADLSLKPGTGKSFQMVQKDKMFQPHLLVVPTGSVVAFPNRDPFFHNVFSLFNGRRFDLGLYEIGNSHSFPFTREGISYIFCNIHPDMGAVIVSVATPYFVVANQESVQLRQVPPGDYLLKVWAEDATAASIEKASRRITIGADNYDAGVVNIVLQPRQMHTDKFGKPYSQHPEGAPY, encoded by the coding sequence ATGCTACCCGTATTTCGAAGAGCGCATATCGTTTGCCGATGCGCTGAGTCACTACTCCTCGTTTTGCTGTTAGGCGCCATCCTTATTCATGTCGCGCCCGCTCAGACGGACGCCGATATTACCGTCCACCTCGCAGTGAGGTCGACCACTGGCAAGCGGCTCGTCCCCTCCACGAACTCACCCGTCGTTGTCTGGCTCTCTCCCATCGGAGCGGGCGGGCAGGCAGATCTGAGCCTCAAGCCCGGAACCGGCAAGAGCTTCCAGATGGTTCAAAAGGACAAGATGTTTCAGCCACATCTGCTAGTCGTCCCTACAGGAAGCGTCGTTGCCTTCCCCAACCGCGATCCGTTCTTCCACAATGTCTTTTCGCTTTTCAACGGTCGCCGCTTCGATCTCGGTCTCTATGAGATAGGGAACTCACACTCATTCCCCTTCACGCGCGAAGGCATCTCGTACATCTTCTGCAACATTCATCCGGATATGGGCGCCGTTATCGTCTCGGTAGCGACGCCCTACTTTGTCGTCGCAAACCAGGAATCCGTGCAACTGCGTCAAGTCCCACCAGGAGACTACCTACTCAAAGTGTGGGCAGAGGACGCAACGGCTGCCAGTATCGAGAAGGCCTCGCGGCGCATCACGATTGGTGCCGATAACTATGATGCCGGAGTCGTAAATATCGTTCTGCAACCCAGGCAGATGCACACTGACAAGTTCGGAAAACCCTACTCACAGCACCCGGAAGGAGCGCCTTACTAA
- a CDS encoding ATP-binding protein, which produces MRRGRLGIRQSLFFVLLTLVITMTLLFLLLVVFTVNHQVERTSLAEMVHSRDTFRALERQQQDLLLRQTALLSELPSLKALMTTNDQPTIADAGKTFWRTSGSDLFALMRPDGTLLAVYSNGRPIAPEDCAQALARSRDTPYRTTLLFISGRLFEAASEPISFSSGEQRRVLGYISNGYELNDHWAEMIRGSPTGQVVFATSNRVIASSLNAAQVGDLVPSIVASLTQASQTHALTLGREGYWVTSFLLQEQQKATPSVYLVLLQSNKEKTALLRELNGGIVLIGALFLLIGSGIAFTLAGTVTRPLGALLHSTRQMGRGEAIAAVPATGLLELRELGEAFEKMHDQVLSSQTKLIEGERQATIGRMASSISHDLRHYLSPIYANAEFLSSSTLSEQEREELLTEITEAARGMNGLLDAILTFSRTGIAVQLVPDSITAAVRRAVAMIRPHPDADGVSLDAAKLEEFTGWIDGKELQRAVYNLLLNACQAARCSSFPPSVSVTMQQEVDLLGKAFVSIRIRDNGEGVCNNIAPRLFEPFVSAGKESGTGLGLALVKRIAEAHGGSAGMRRLEDEAAVWQTEFFLLIPLEPAADLAVAKEGTLGVTP; this is translated from the coding sequence ATGAGGCGCGGAAGACTGGGTATACGGCAGAGCCTGTTCTTCGTCTTGTTGACCCTGGTTATCACAATGACATTGCTCTTCCTGCTGTTGGTTGTTTTCACGGTCAACCACCAGGTCGAGCGCACCTCACTGGCTGAGATGGTCCATTCGCGCGATACCTTTCGGGCACTCGAACGGCAACAGCAAGACCTGCTGCTACGCCAGACTGCGCTGCTCTCGGAGTTGCCCAGTCTCAAGGCACTGATGACCACCAATGATCAGCCGACCATCGCAGATGCGGGGAAGACCTTCTGGCGTACAAGTGGCAGCGATCTCTTTGCCCTCATGCGGCCAGATGGGACCCTTCTAGCGGTCTATTCCAATGGCCGCCCAATCGCCCCCGAAGATTGCGCTCAAGCATTGGCCCGATCCCGCGATACCCCCTACCGAACGACTCTTCTTTTTATCTCGGGGCGTCTCTTTGAGGCTGCCAGCGAGCCGATCTCCTTCTCTTCTGGGGAGCAGCGCCGTGTGCTGGGTTATATCAGTAACGGGTATGAGTTGAACGATCATTGGGCCGAGATGATCAGGGGTTCACCCACTGGGCAGGTGGTATTCGCCACCTCAAACCGAGTTATAGCCTCTTCATTGAATGCTGCACAAGTGGGGGACTTGGTGCCCAGCATCGTAGCCAGCCTCACACAGGCCTCCCAGACGCACGCTTTGACCTTAGGCCGCGAGGGCTATTGGGTCACATCCTTTCTGCTACAGGAGCAACAGAAGGCAACGCCATCGGTGTATCTCGTCCTCTTGCAGTCCAACAAAGAGAAGACAGCGCTTCTACGAGAACTCAATGGTGGCATCGTGTTAATTGGAGCGTTGTTTCTGTTGATTGGTAGCGGGATAGCATTCACGTTGGCGGGAACGGTCACTCGACCGCTCGGAGCCCTGCTGCATAGCACGCGGCAGATGGGACGTGGTGAAGCAATCGCCGCCGTGCCTGCAACGGGTCTCCTGGAGTTGCGTGAATTGGGGGAGGCCTTCGAGAAGATGCATGACCAGGTACTCTCCAGTCAGACAAAGCTGATTGAGGGAGAACGCCAAGCCACTATCGGTCGCATGGCCAGCTCCATCTCGCACGATCTGCGCCATTACCTTTCGCCTATCTATGCAAATGCGGAGTTTCTCTCTTCAAGCACGCTATCCGAACAGGAGCGTGAAGAGCTACTCACCGAGATTACAGAAGCAGCCAGGGGTATGAATGGACTACTCGATGCCATCCTTACCTTCAGCCGCACAGGGATTGCCGTGCAGCTTGTACCGGACTCCATCACAGCTGCGGTCCGCCGCGCGGTGGCGATGATTAGGCCGCATCCCGATGCAGACGGAGTTTCTCTCGACGCCGCCAAACTGGAAGAATTTACAGGATGGATCGACGGCAAGGAGCTCCAGCGCGCGGTTTATAACCTGCTTTTGAACGCTTGTCAGGCAGCCCGTTGCTCTTCTTTCCCGCCATCAGTCAGCGTCACGATGCAACAGGAAGTTGACTTGTTGGGAAAAGCCTTCGTCTCCATCCGCATCCGCGACAACGGTGAAGGTGTGTGTAATAATATTGCGCCTCGGCTCTTTGAGCCGTTTGTCAGCGCTGGCAAGGAAAGCGGCACTGGCCTTGGGTTAGCGCTGGTGAAGCGCATCGCAGAAGCACATGGAGGAAGTGCTGGAATGCGGCGCCTCGAAGACGAGGCTGCTGTTTGGCAGACAGAGTTTTTCCTGCTGATTCCATTGGAACCGGCGGCAGATCTCGCTGTTGCTAAGGAAGGCACTCTGGGAGTGACACCATGA
- a CDS encoding response regulator transcription factor yields MGIIVVIEDDVRIQKTLTRLFEGEHYEVHILHDGTTAKEATREPGVEAVVLDLMLPKISGREICRSIKEQQPNLPVVILSAVSEVADKVLLLELGADDYMTKPFSPRELLARVQAAIRRCSRMNAMSTKPTFLKGFGDVSVDVEQMEVMRGGRPVTLTAQEFKLLRYLLENPMRVISRQQLLTEVWGYESYPTTRTVDNQILKLRQKLEPNPTEPRYLRTIHGAGYKFVPEG; encoded by the coding sequence ATGGGCATTATTGTTGTGATCGAAGACGACGTACGTATCCAAAAGACACTGACCCGTCTATTTGAAGGAGAGCATTATGAAGTTCATATACTCCACGACGGTACTACAGCAAAAGAAGCTACACGTGAGCCTGGAGTGGAAGCCGTCGTGCTCGACCTGATGTTGCCCAAGATCTCAGGGCGCGAGATATGCCGCAGTATTAAAGAGCAGCAGCCGAATTTGCCTGTTGTCATTTTGAGTGCGGTAAGCGAGGTGGCGGATAAGGTATTGTTGCTGGAACTTGGAGCAGACGATTACATGACCAAGCCCTTCAGCCCACGGGAGTTGCTGGCACGGGTACAGGCTGCGATTCGTCGATGCAGTCGTATGAATGCCATGAGTACAAAACCCACCTTCCTCAAAGGCTTTGGAGACGTCAGCGTAGATGTGGAGCAAATGGAAGTAATGCGGGGAGGAAGACCAGTAACTCTCACGGCCCAGGAGTTCAAGCTGCTACGGTATCTCTTGGAGAACCCCATGCGAGTCATTTCACGGCAACAGCTATTGACCGAGGTGTGGGGTTATGAGTCCTATCCGACAACGAGAACGGTGGACAATCAAATCCTGAAGCTGCGTCAAAAGCTGGAACCAAATCCGACCGAACCTCGTTACTTGAGGACGATTCACGGAGCGGGCTATAAATTTGTTCCTGAAGGGTAG
- a CDS encoding TIGR03118 family protein, protein MTLKPAAAATHRRIAAFFLKAATVVTLGLAATASFAQTAGSYNLTNIISDGYVPATVTDTNFVDPWGIAIGRDFWIDTAVTGYSYVNFANGQIAFKATIPAVSGNGAGQPTGTVFNTTKGFTLSNGSAANFLFASLDGAIWGWNGGLFASGNVSLKAIDNSAANAVYTDIALDPSAAGTVLLATNFGKGASVEVYDQTFKPATLTGSFTDPNVPAGYAPYAVHIISGQVYVTYMLRSTSTYSETLGPNTGFISVFDVNGNFLKRAVTGGNLNAPWGMALAPTTFGIYGGDLLVGNLGDGLINVYDPNTFAYLGQITDATGAPILSKYPGAGASSSYVGLWEIVFGTGTATSTPTSTDVGDNNTLYFSAGLDAETHGVFGSISQNAGSGGATNFGFSTSTSVATSANGADASLTLAVAPINGFSGPVTFTCSGLPANTACNFSSPTLTVTPDTSATETLTISTGGYKASNNTMPFHGSGNRPYEACALLPFAALMFFASRRKLKFNPKLLLALIGTGICAAMISGCGGYTNTATPTGTSAITVTATSGSISHSSTVNLTVQ, encoded by the coding sequence ATGACTCTTAAACCCGCCGCGGCAGCTACTCATCGCCGCATTGCAGCGTTCTTTCTAAAAGCCGCAACAGTCGTCACCTTAGGCTTAGCGGCCACCGCCAGCTTTGCCCAGACGGCTGGCAGCTACAACCTCACTAACATCATCTCCGACGGATATGTTCCCGCAACGGTCACTGATACCAACTTCGTCGATCCATGGGGCATCGCGATCGGCCGGGATTTCTGGATCGACACCGCCGTAACCGGGTACTCCTATGTCAACTTCGCCAATGGTCAGATCGCCTTCAAGGCAACCATCCCAGCAGTCAGCGGCAACGGTGCCGGTCAGCCAACGGGTACCGTGTTCAACACGACAAAAGGCTTCACTCTCTCGAACGGCTCAGCTGCCAACTTCCTCTTTGCCTCGCTTGACGGCGCCATTTGGGGCTGGAACGGTGGACTGTTCGCCAGTGGCAATGTGTCGCTGAAGGCCATCGACAATTCCGCCGCCAATGCCGTCTATACCGACATCGCACTTGATCCGAGCGCCGCTGGCACCGTGTTGCTGGCCACTAACTTCGGCAAAGGCGCCTCCGTTGAGGTATACGACCAGACCTTCAAGCCCGCCACCTTGACAGGCTCTTTCACTGATCCTAACGTGCCAGCTGGTTACGCGCCCTATGCCGTCCACATCATCTCCGGCCAGGTTTATGTCACCTACATGCTGCGTTCTACCAGCACGTACAGCGAGACACTTGGCCCTAACACCGGCTTCATCAGCGTCTTCGATGTCAACGGCAATTTCCTCAAGCGTGCAGTCACTGGCGGCAATCTGAACGCACCGTGGGGCATGGCACTCGCCCCGACCACGTTCGGCATCTACGGAGGCGATCTGCTGGTCGGCAATCTCGGAGATGGCCTCATCAATGTCTATGATCCCAACACCTTCGCCTACCTCGGACAGATCACTGACGCTACTGGTGCTCCCATCCTCTCCAAGTATCCCGGCGCAGGAGCTTCGAGCAGCTATGTCGGCCTCTGGGAGATCGTCTTCGGGACAGGTACTGCCACTAGCACCCCGACCTCCACTGACGTAGGCGACAACAACACGCTCTACTTCTCTGCTGGCTTAGATGCTGAGACCCACGGTGTCTTCGGCTCTATCAGTCAGAATGCGGGTTCGGGTGGCGCAACCAACTTCGGCTTCAGCACCTCTACCTCCGTTGCCACATCAGCTAATGGAGCGGACGCCTCTCTCACGCTCGCAGTAGCGCCCATCAACGGATTCAGTGGTCCTGTTACCTTTACTTGCAGCGGGCTTCCTGCAAACACCGCCTGCAACTTCAGCTCGCCGACACTTACGGTGACGCCGGATACCAGTGCAACGGAGACTCTCACGATCTCCACCGGTGGATATAAGGCTAGTAACAACACAATGCCCTTCCACGGTTCTGGGAACCGACCCTATGAAGCCTGCGCACTGCTACCCTTTGCTGCTCTCATGTTTTTTGCTAGCCGTAGGAAGTTAAAATTCAACCCGAAGCTGTTGCTCGCCTTGATTGGAACGGGGATCTGCGCTGCGATGATTTCAGGTTGCGGCGGTTACACCAATACCGCAACTCCTACAGGAACCTCAGCAATCACAGTGACGGCAACATCCGGCTCGATCAGTCACTCCTCTACCGTCAACCTGACTGTTCAGTAG
- a CDS encoding AraC family transcriptional regulator produces the protein MLKQKAGTRSPDLTVVEMRRALAQRIKLLAEKPGEHPTAIPGLSLYHRTTPTPCFRASYEPGLSIFVQGRKRILLGGTEYLCDDSSFLLSSIDVPAQSQILEASEKTPLLSIFLRLDLPTVREVLSRDDIPESPPSTHRQGLVAGETTVGLIGAVMRMLELLDTPEDIPFLGALAHREILYRILRTPQAERLRAIATSGDLGQRTARAISWLRENYAKPLHMEDLASTARMGVSTLHHQFRALTAMSPLQYQKQLRLQTARQRMLMDGLDATTAAYEVGYESVSQFSREYSRFFGLPPIRDVKALKNSNTALVSVA, from the coding sequence ATGCTGAAGCAGAAAGCAGGTACGAGATCGCCGGATCTGACCGTCGTCGAAATGCGACGCGCCCTTGCGCAGCGAATCAAGTTGCTGGCGGAGAAGCCTGGAGAACACCCGACGGCTATACCTGGACTATCTCTCTATCACCGGACGACCCCAACGCCTTGCTTCCGGGCTTCCTATGAGCCGGGCCTGAGCATCTTCGTCCAGGGACGGAAGCGCATCCTGCTTGGCGGAACGGAGTATCTGTGCGACGACTCCTCGTTTCTGCTCTCGTCGATCGACGTACCCGCTCAGAGTCAAATTCTCGAAGCTTCTGAGAAGACGCCGCTGCTCTCGATCTTTCTGCGTCTCGACCTGCCGACGGTCCGGGAGGTTCTGAGCCGGGATGACATTCCTGAAAGTCCACCATCTACCCACCGCCAAGGCCTTGTGGCGGGTGAGACAACCGTCGGGCTGATTGGTGCCGTCATGCGAATGCTTGAGCTTCTGGACACACCAGAGGACATACCGTTTCTCGGGGCCTTAGCTCATCGCGAGATCCTGTACCGCATTCTTCGGACACCGCAGGCGGAACGACTGCGCGCAATCGCAACGAGCGGCGATCTGGGTCAAAGAACGGCCCGAGCTATCTCCTGGTTGAGAGAGAACTATGCGAAGCCTTTGCACATGGAAGACCTCGCCTCCACAGCAAGGATGGGTGTCTCAACTCTGCATCATCAGTTCCGCGCCCTCACAGCGATGAGTCCGCTGCAGTACCAAAAGCAGTTGCGGCTTCAGACAGCGCGCCAACGGATGCTGATGGACGGGCTCGATGCTACGACCGCTGCGTATGAAGTGGGATACGAGAGCGTCAGCCAGTTCAGCCGAGAGTACAGCCGATTCTTCGGCTTGCCACCGATCCGAGACGTCAAGGCATTGAAGAACAGTAACACTGCTTTGGTCAGCGTCGCCTGA
- a CDS encoding (R)-mandelonitrile lyase, translated as MIADAAAAQANAPQITITPATAQKVIRGAPDRFTGSVRVQSLFDPTDPNRTSGGAVTFQPGARSAWHTHPLGQILIVTDGVGWIQQWGGSVQVIRKGDVIWIPAGVKHWHGATPTTAMTHIAIQESLNGVAVNWLEQVTDE; from the coding sequence GTGATAGCTGACGCAGCTGCTGCCCAGGCGAACGCTCCGCAAATCACAATCACGCCGGCCACTGCGCAAAAGGTCATTAGAGGAGCGCCCGATCGGTTTACCGGTTCTGTCCGTGTTCAATCGCTCTTCGATCCGACTGATCCCAACCGAACAAGCGGTGGAGCGGTCACCTTCCAGCCAGGCGCGCGGTCGGCCTGGCACACTCACCCTCTCGGTCAAATCTTGATTGTGACGGACGGCGTGGGTTGGATACAGCAATGGGGCGGTTCTGTTCAAGTGATCCGCAAGGGCGACGTCATTTGGATTCCGGCCGGCGTGAAGCATTGGCATGGAGCCACGCCGACCACCGCAATGACTCATATCGCGATTCAGGAGAGCCTCAATGGTGTCGCGGTGAACTGGCTCGAACAGGTCACGGATGAGTAG
- a CDS encoding SDR family NAD(P)-dependent oxidoreductase produces the protein MKISFENKVALVTGAASGLGLATAKAFAESGAYVVLADWNEKEVQAAAKEITDKGHKTLAIRCDVSDDAQIEAMVKQTVATFGRLDAAYNNAGVQNVLAETADSPRDDYDRVMGINLRGVWSCMKFELQQMREQGSGAIVNCSSLGGLIGGAQRGTYHAAKHGVIGFTKSAALEYATRGIRVNDVCPGMIQTPMFDKMIAEGQGEALDHMLKTFVPMGRMGKVEEIADAVLWLCSSAASYVTGQSISVDGGYVMR, from the coding sequence ATGAAAATCTCGTTTGAGAACAAAGTTGCACTCGTAACAGGAGCCGCATCCGGACTGGGGCTTGCGACAGCCAAGGCGTTCGCGGAATCCGGTGCCTACGTGGTATTAGCGGATTGGAATGAGAAGGAAGTACAAGCTGCGGCCAAGGAGATCACCGATAAAGGGCATAAGACATTGGCAATCCGCTGCGACGTGTCCGATGACGCCCAGATAGAAGCGATGGTGAAGCAGACAGTTGCCACCTTTGGCCGGCTAGACGCGGCCTATAACAATGCCGGCGTACAAAATGTGTTGGCCGAGACAGCAGACTCTCCTCGCGATGATTACGACCGCGTTATGGGAATCAACCTGCGCGGTGTGTGGAGCTGCATGAAGTTCGAATTGCAGCAGATGCGCGAGCAAGGAAGTGGAGCAATCGTGAATTGCTCTTCGCTCGGAGGTCTTATCGGCGGCGCTCAGCGCGGGACGTACCACGCCGCGAAGCATGGTGTGATCGGCTTCACCAAGAGCGCCGCTCTCGAGTATGCGACCCGCGGCATCCGCGTGAACGACGTGTGTCCGGGCATGATTCAGACGCCGATGTTCGACAAGATGATCGCGGAAGGTCAAGGAGAGGCGTTGGACCATATGCTGAAGACCTTCGTGCCAATGGGTCGTATGGGCAAGGTCGAAGAGATCGCCGATGCTGTCCTTTGGCTGTGCAGTTCAGCCGCAAGCTATGTTACTGGTCAGTCGATCTCAGTCGATGGCGGCTATGTAATGCGCTAG
- a CDS encoding carboxymuconolactone decarboxylase family protein gives MTVAKKSNARPSMLTYEDVRSVSPALEHYTKVPLLGGLWKRPELSPRDRSVVTVAALIARIQTIEMPFHFALALNNGVKPSELSEIITHLAFYSGWANAMSAVAVAKDTFHERGIGIDQLPPAKEKLLPLNEEAERQRAAQVSGNFGVTSPGLVENTTDLLFLDLWLRPALAPRDRSLVTVSALIAAGQMAQITYHLGRAVDNGLTQAQASEVLTHIAFYAGWPNAFSALPVVKDVFEKRQKQS, from the coding sequence ATGACAGTCGCAAAGAAATCCAATGCACGACCATCCATGTTGACGTATGAGGATGTTCGGTCGGTTTCGCCAGCGCTGGAACACTATACGAAGGTGCCGCTGCTCGGCGGTCTTTGGAAGCGGCCGGAACTTTCGCCGCGCGATCGCAGCGTCGTTACCGTGGCTGCTCTCATTGCCCGCATTCAGACCATCGAAATGCCGTTTCACTTCGCGTTGGCGCTCAACAACGGCGTAAAGCCCAGCGAGCTTTCTGAGATCATCACGCACCTTGCCTTTTATTCCGGTTGGGCGAACGCTATGTCCGCTGTTGCCGTTGCCAAGGACACCTTCCACGAACGTGGAATTGGCATCGATCAACTTCCGCCTGCGAAGGAGAAGCTGCTTCCACTGAACGAGGAAGCAGAGAGGCAACGGGCGGCACAGGTCAGCGGCAACTTTGGAGTCACATCCCCTGGCCTCGTGGAGAATACGACCGATCTTCTGTTCCTCGATCTTTGGCTTCGTCCAGCTCTTGCACCTCGCGATCGAAGCCTTGTGACTGTGAGCGCGTTGATTGCAGCGGGACAGATGGCACAGATTACGTATCATCTTGGCCGTGCAGTGGACAACGGGCTGACACAGGCGCAAGCTTCCGAGGTGCTGACTCACATTGCCTTCTATGCTGGTTGGCCCAATGCCTTTTCCGCTCTGCCCGTCGTCAAGGATGTCTTCGAAAAACGCCAGAAGCAATCGTGA